One genomic window of Arachis hypogaea cultivar Tifrunner chromosome 8, arahy.Tifrunner.gnm2.J5K5, whole genome shotgun sequence includes the following:
- the LOC112706175 gene encoding protein NODULATION SIGNALING PATHWAY 2 has product MDMDMDGIPDSLDFSEHSTTTPTSDEDCNWDHLSPLVNWESFTTDNDDFHSLVGSIVDDARAAAILSQDHGYLEEASSADDGSVSATEDKRGGGEDPKDLRLVHLLIAAAEALASTTKSRDLARVILVRLKELVSSTQGSTMERLAAHFTDALQTLLEGACGGAHSATKHHPIQSGDHQQTDTITAFQLLQDMSPYIKFAHFTANQAILEAVAQERRVHVVDYDVAEGAQWASLMQAFVSRKEGSPGPHLRITALSRGGNSGRRSIATVQETGRRLVAFAVSLGQPFSFHHCRLDPDETFRPSSLKLVRGEALVFNCMLHLPHLSYRAPDSVTSFFNGAKALGPKLVTVVEEEVGPVGGEAGFVGRFMESLQHYSAVYDSLEAGFPMQSRPRALVERVFLGPRIAGSLGRIYWRGGDEERGSWGEWLSAAGFTGVPISFFNHCQAKLLVSLFNDGYRVEEFSNNKLVLGWKSRRLLSASIWNYSISEP; this is encoded by the coding sequence ATGGACATGGACATGGATGGCATCCCAGACAGCCTCGATTTCTCCGAACACAGCACCACCACACCCACGTCCGATGAGGACTGCAACTGGGATCATCTGTCCCCACTCGTCAACTGGGAGTCCTTCACCACCGACAACGACGACTTTCACAGCCTCGTCGGTTCCATCGTCGACGATGCGCGCGCCGCTGCCATCTTGAGCCAAGACCACGGCTACCTTGAGGAAGCCTCAAGCGCCGATGACGGCAGCGTCTCAGCAACAGAGGACAAAAGAGGCGGCGGCGAAGATCCCAAGGACTTGCGGCTGGTCCACCTCCTGATAGCGGCGGCGGAGGCACTCGCCAGCACCACCAAGAGCCGCGACCTGGCTCGAGTGATATTGGTTCGGCTCAAGGAGTTAGTGTCCTCCACCCAAGGCAGCACCATGGAGAGGCTCGCGGCGCACTTTACGGACGCCCTCCAGACTCTGCTAGAAGGCGCCTGTGGGGGTGCGCATAGCGCCACAAAGCACCATCCTATTCAAAGTGGGGACCACCAGCAAACAGACACAATAACGGCCTTCCAACTTCTCCAGGACATGTCCCCTTACATTAAGTTTGCTCACTTCACAGCTAACCAGGCCATCCTCGAGGCCGTAGCCCAGGAGAGGAGGGTTCACGTCGTTGATTATGATGTCGCAGAAGGGGCCCAATGGGCCTCCCTAATGCAGGCCTTTGTGTCCCGTAAGGAAGGCTCACCGGGCCCTCACTTAAGGATCACCGCATTATCACGGGGTGGAAACAGCGGACGGAGATCCATCGCCACCGTTCAAGAAACCGGTCGGCGATTAGTTGCGTTCGCGGTGTCCCTTGGGCAACCGTTTTCTTTTCATCACTGTAGGTTAGACCCTGACGAAACCTTTCGACCTTCTTCTCTGAAACTTGTTCGTGGAGAGGCTTTGGTTTTCAACTGCATGCTGCACCTACCGCACCTCAGTTATCGGGCCCCGGACTCTGTCACTTCGTTCTTCAACGGTGCGAAGGCGTTGGGTCCGAAGCTAGTGACGGTGGTGGAAGAAGAGGTGGGGCCCGTTGGAGGGGAAGCGGGCTTTGTAGGGAGGTTCATGGAGTCTTTGCAGCACTACTCCGCAGTGTACGATTCGCTGGAGGCGGGGTTTCCGATGCAGAGTCGGCCCCGGGCTCTGGTGGAAAGGGTTTTCTTGGGCCCGAGAATAGCGGGGTCGTTGGGGCGGATATACTGGAGGGGTGGGGATGAAGAGAGAGGATCGTGGGGGGAGTGGTTGAGTGCGGCGGGGTTCACCGGAGTTCCTATAAGCTTTTTTAATCATTGCCAAGCTAAGCTGTTGGTTAGTCTATTTAACGACGGGTATAGAGTGGAGGAATTTAGTAACAATAAATTGGTGTTGGGTTGGAAATCAAGGCGTTTGCTTTCAGCATCTATTTGGAATTATTCTATTTCAGAACCTTAA